Proteins encoded by one window of Limnothrix sp. FACHB-406:
- a CDS encoding O-antigen ligase translates to MSIFLITKEATAKLKEVYNRNPLFLLEHIFVVFFLIRYSLGILEVILTNGASEGDGQDILSFNYKPSVALYFLNYIVTNILLIMRWKKVIVMLMAAPTVVFLIAMFPISFLWSIEPSKTLNASIAMIGTFQFGLYLATRYSLRDQVRILGVMFGISQVLCFVFGVALRKYGVMGAVHAGKWRGIYSHKNQLGKMMALASGVFVLLGISETYRRYRYLAWSGLLTAFVLIQLSGSKSPFINIGLLIGMSAFGQIFRLPHKWMVRCLIWSAVIGINLFFYWDDIVINILGALGKDASLTGRTDVWEFVIDRIKDRPILGYGFGTFWNGLDGKSAYVVRAVRWPVPDAHNGFLEICIDLGLVGLAVYVWVVFQTIVKTIALMRATKNNEYIWVLMFFTYSTVANLSESSLLFRNSLPSVIFAAVSFTVAANYYQQFKVNPPNFSTQIPEQPLPETAEFLSDESRVGIEYKSNS, encoded by the coding sequence ATGAGCATTTTTTTGATTACAAAGGAAGCAACAGCAAAACTCAAAGAGGTTTATAACCGCAATCCTCTCTTTCTCTTAGAACACATTTTTGTTGTTTTCTTTCTCATTCGCTACTCCCTTGGCATTCTGGAGGTTATTTTAACCAATGGAGCCAGTGAAGGTGATGGGCAAGATATCTTATCTTTTAATTATAAACCGAGCGTGGCGCTCTATTTTTTGAACTACATCGTCACTAATATTTTATTAATTATGCGATGGAAAAAAGTCATTGTGATGCTAATGGCAGCTCCCACAGTGGTTTTTCTCATTGCTATGTTTCCCATTTCGTTTCTCTGGTCGATCGAGCCGTCTAAGACCCTTAACGCCTCGATCGCCATGATTGGCACCTTTCAATTTGGTCTTTATCTCGCCACTCGCTACTCCCTCAGGGATCAAGTGCGCATCTTGGGAGTTATGTTTGGTATTTCCCAAGTACTCTGCTTCGTCTTTGGTGTTGCCCTGCGTAAATATGGCGTGATGGGCGCAGTTCATGCCGGCAAATGGCGTGGCATCTATTCCCACAAAAATCAACTGGGTAAAATGATGGCCCTCGCTTCCGGGGTCTTTGTGCTGCTTGGTATTTCCGAAACCTATCGACGATATCGCTATTTAGCTTGGTCTGGCCTCCTCACTGCCTTTGTTCTTATTCAACTCTCTGGCTCCAAAAGTCCCTTTATTAATATTGGATTGCTGATTGGCATGAGCGCATTTGGCCAGATTTTTCGCCTACCACACAAATGGATGGTTCGCTGCCTAATCTGGTCAGCCGTCATTGGAATTAATTTATTTTTTTATTGGGATGACATCGTAATTAATATCCTGGGCGCGTTAGGTAAGGATGCTAGCCTAACAGGTAGAACAGATGTTTGGGAATTTGTGATTGATCGAATCAAAGATCGACCAATCCTGGGTTATGGCTTTGGCACATTCTGGAATGGCTTAGATGGGAAATCAGCCTATGTTGTTCGTGCAGTTCGGTGGCCCGTTCCTGATGCGCATAATGGATTTTTGGAAATATGTATTGATTTAGGTCTTGTGGGCTTAGCAGTTTACGTTTGGGTTGTTTTCCAAACAATTGTCAAAACCATAGCGCTCATGCGTGCCACCAAAAATAACGAATATATTTGGGTTCTGATGTTCTTTACCTACAGCACCGTTGCTAATCTTTCGGAAAGCTCCTTGCTGTTTCGTAACTCTTTGCCAAGTGTCATTTTTGCCGCTGTCTCCTTCACAGTGGCAGCAAACTATTATCAACAATTTAAAGTCAACCCTCCAAATTTTTCCACTCAAATTCCGGAACAACCCTTGCCCGAGACCGCTGAGTTCTTGTCGGATGAGTCAAGAGTTGGAATTGAGTATAAGTCCAATTCTTGA
- a CDS encoding DUF6492 family protein: MQVDNSQNLSSFAIITPSYDQDFQRCQLLCKSISRFVQPPFKHYIVVEKRDLKLFSQLKNQHTEIIIVQDLLPFWLFRLPKIRKTWFSLKGVPVRSWIMQQISKIALSRVIDEEISVFLDSDEMFIRDFGISNLVKNNQVRFYAEPEGNPIGMDTPHQHWHQSASRLLGLTATPMPAPDYIADVITWKRENVTAMCRHIERIYHQSWFEAVSKTWHFSEYTLYGTYIDRVLQDRSGHYWDPTKILNSYYDPNVMTEEELRNFVNSTRPEHVAIMISAKAKIAVDRYASLLELE; encoded by the coding sequence ATGCAAGTCGATAATTCTCAAAATCTGTCTTCCTTTGCAATCATTACGCCAAGCTATGATCAAGATTTCCAACGCTGTCAACTTCTCTGCAAAAGTATATCGCGATTTGTTCAACCACCTTTCAAGCATTACATTGTTGTAGAAAAGCGCGATCTAAAATTGTTTTCACAACTCAAAAATCAACACACAGAAATTATTATTGTTCAAGATCTGCTCCCCTTTTGGCTTTTTAGGCTACCCAAAATCCGAAAAACCTGGTTCAGCCTAAAAGGAGTTCCAGTGCGTAGCTGGATTATGCAGCAAATTTCCAAAATCGCACTTTCTAGAGTCATTGATGAAGAAATTTCAGTATTTTTGGACTCGGATGAAATGTTTATCCGAGACTTTGGCATTTCGAACCTGGTCAAAAATAACCAAGTTCGATTCTATGCTGAGCCAGAGGGCAATCCGATCGGAATGGATACGCCGCATCAACATTGGCATCAATCGGCTAGCCGGTTATTGGGTTTAACGGCAACACCCATGCCAGCTCCCGACTACATTGCTGATGTGATCACTTGGAAACGAGAAAATGTAACAGCGATGTGTCGTCACATTGAGCGAATTTATCATCAATCATGGTTCGAGGCAGTTTCAAAAACCTGGCATTTTTCTGAATACACACTCTATGGAACCTATATTGACCGGGTGCTTCAAGACCGAAGCGGTCATTACTGGGATCCAACCAAAATTCTCAATTCCTATTACGATCCCAATGTGATGACCGAAGAAGAGTTGCGCAACTTTGTTAACTCAACTCGACCTGAGCATGTTGCCATCATGATTTCTGCTAAGGCTAAAATAGCAGTTGATCGATACGCGAGCTTGTTAGAGCTTGAATAG
- a CDS encoding Gfo/Idh/MocA family protein — protein MNVALIGCGFVADYYVRTLENHPSLKILGVMDRDSARTEHFSQFHKLPKYPSLAAVLADERVQIVVNLTNPRSHYEVSKAALLAGKHVYSEKPLGMTFEEAKELVELAESKQLEISGAPCSLLGETAQTIWKALREQAVGQVSLVYAEMDDGFVPAMAYQTWLSESGIPWPYKDEFEVGCTLEHAGYYLTWLPAFFGSAVSVTAFADCTIPNKGVDHLDPPNTPDFSVACIKFASGVVARLTCSIVASHDHELRIFGDQGVMYTEDCWFYRSPVYIKRRLRIRRKTIEGPLAQRYPLVGPVTKRQKYRGAQQMDFARGIADLAEAIENKRSPRLSGRYSLHVNEMVLAIHYATAQGCTYQMQTDCPAVEPLPWAL, from the coding sequence ATGAATGTTGCATTGATCGGCTGTGGATTTGTTGCTGATTATTATGTGCGAACCCTCGAAAATCATCCTTCATTAAAAATTCTGGGCGTAATGGATCGAGATTCAGCACGCACAGAGCATTTTTCTCAATTTCATAAACTTCCTAAGTACCCCAGTTTGGCAGCGGTGCTCGCAGATGAGCGCGTGCAAATTGTCGTAAACCTAACCAATCCTCGCAGTCACTACGAAGTTTCCAAAGCAGCTTTGTTGGCGGGCAAACATGTTTACTCAGAAAAACCGCTGGGGATGACTTTTGAAGAGGCCAAAGAACTGGTTGAACTAGCGGAATCTAAGCAACTGGAAATTTCCGGTGCGCCTTGCAGCCTTTTGGGCGAAACGGCACAGACAATTTGGAAAGCTTTGCGCGAGCAAGCGGTTGGCCAAGTCAGCTTGGTTTATGCAGAAATGGACGATGGGTTTGTGCCTGCGATGGCTTACCAAACCTGGCTGAGTGAATCGGGAATACCGTGGCCCTACAAAGATGAATTTGAAGTGGGTTGCACGTTGGAACATGCGGGCTATTACTTAACTTGGTTACCTGCTTTCTTTGGGTCGGCTGTTAGCGTTACTGCCTTTGCGGATTGTACGATTCCCAATAAGGGTGTTGATCATTTAGATCCACCCAATACGCCGGATTTTTCAGTTGCCTGTATTAAGTTTGCCTCGGGAGTTGTGGCTCGCTTGACCTGTAGCATCGTGGCTTCCCACGATCACGAATTACGAATTTTTGGAGATCAGGGGGTGATGTATACGGAAGATTGTTGGTTTTATCGATCGCCCGTTTATATTAAACGTCGTCTACGAATTCGTCGCAAAACGATCGAGGGGCCGCTCGCGCAACGTTACCCATTGGTGGGGCCAGTCACCAAGCGTCAAAAGTATCGGGGCGCTCAACAAATGGATTTTGCGCGGGGAATTGCCGACTTAGCCGAGGCAATTGAAAATAAGCGATCGCCCAGGTTATCAGGACGCTATTCATTGCATGTGAATGAAATGGTCTTGGCTATTCACTACGCAACGGCTCAAGGATGTACCTATCAAATGCAAACCGATTGTCCGGCGGTGGAACCGTTGCCTTGGGCGCTTTGA
- a CDS encoding glycosyltransferase family 2 protein, whose amino-acid sequence MKVSICVATYKRQDLLHQLILSLQALKFEQIATPEIEIIVVDNDANGSARETLSTWQESSHWPIRYDIEMRSGVTYARNRTIQNAAEDSDFIAIIDDDEQACPSWLEALLTAQAQFQADIVGGPILPVFQSNQVPNWIHQGQFFAPPAYKTGQNLHVAFTNNVLLPAPYLKQMPCVFDERFAVGGGEDTHLFMRLHQAGLKIVWSAEAIAYESIPASRTTFQWLLRRNYWGWSIYSLVEKELYPQPKIFLVRLCKGLALMILGILALIPGLLRGKHHLYRACIRTAQGAGTIMGLLGRRTTWV is encoded by the coding sequence ATGAAAGTTTCCATCTGCGTTGCCACCTATAAACGACAAGATTTACTGCATCAACTGATCTTGAGCTTGCAGGCACTCAAGTTTGAGCAAATTGCAACTCCTGAAATTGAAATCATTGTGGTTGACAATGATGCAAATGGATCGGCGCGCGAAACCTTGTCCACTTGGCAAGAAAGCTCCCACTGGCCAATTCGCTACGATATTGAAATGCGATCGGGTGTGACCTATGCCAGAAATCGTACCATTCAAAATGCGGCTGAAGATAGTGACTTCATCGCCATCATTGATGATGATGAACAAGCTTGCCCCTCTTGGCTAGAAGCACTTTTGACTGCGCAAGCGCAATTTCAAGCAGATATTGTGGGCGGGCCAATCTTGCCCGTGTTTCAATCCAATCAAGTGCCTAACTGGATTCATCAGGGACAATTCTTTGCGCCTCCTGCCTATAAAACAGGTCAGAACTTGCACGTGGCTTTCACGAACAATGTGTTGCTCCCTGCGCCGTATCTGAAGCAAATGCCCTGTGTTTTTGATGAGCGATTTGCGGTGGGAGGTGGAGAAGATACGCACCTATTTATGCGACTCCATCAAGCGGGCTTAAAAATTGTTTGGTCAGCAGAGGCGATCGCCTATGAATCGATTCCAGCTAGTCGAACCACGTTTCAATGGTTGTTACGGCGTAACTATTGGGGTTGGAGCATTTACAGCTTGGTTGAAAAAGAACTCTACCCACAGCCCAAGATATTTCTAGTTCGGCTCTGCAAAGGGCTTGCGTTAATGATTTTGGGAATTCTGGCACTAATTCCTGGATTATTGCGAGGAAAGCATCATTTATATCGAGCTTGTATCCGAACGGCGCAGGGAGCGGGCACAATTATGGGATTACTGGGACGCAGAACCACTTGGGTTTAG
- a CDS encoding heavy metal-responsive transcriptional regulator — protein MSWEFAKRAEAPAQNLLKIGEVRSRSGCSIQTIRYYESLGLIQAIDRTAGGFRLFAPSTLDRLAFVKQAQSLGMSLQDISELLTVYDSGNAPCSTVKHKLRDKLADLDRRIQSLQRLRDELQSLLAVADDLEQSPGNICPIVERASQLHQAMEGAALEAETAATQGLTIAQSSIAQSSIAQSSIAQSSIAQSSIAQSSIAQSSIAQSSIAQSTPPPSAAAGCCANRSPSPGTEP, from the coding sequence GTGTCTTGGGAATTTGCAAAGCGTGCTGAAGCACCAGCCCAAAATCTGTTGAAAATTGGAGAGGTGCGATCGCGCAGTGGCTGCTCCATTCAAACGATTCGCTACTACGAAAGTTTGGGACTGATCCAAGCGATCGATCGAACGGCTGGCGGGTTTCGGTTGTTTGCACCGTCCACGCTCGATCGCTTGGCCTTTGTGAAGCAGGCCCAATCTTTGGGCATGAGTTTGCAAGATATCAGTGAGCTGCTGACGGTTTATGACAGTGGCAATGCTCCCTGTTCAACGGTGAAGCATAAGCTGCGGGATAAGTTGGCAGATCTAGATCGCCGCATTCAATCGCTTCAGCGGCTGCGAGATGAGTTGCAATCCCTGTTGGCGGTGGCGGATGACTTGGAACAATCCCCGGGCAATATTTGTCCGATTGTGGAGCGAGCAAGTCAGCTTCATCAGGCGATGGAGGGTGCTGCTTTGGAGGCGGAGACTGCGGCTACTCAGGGTTTAACGATCGCCCAGTCATCAATCGCCCAGTCATCGATCGCCCAGTCATCAATCGCCCAGTCATCAATCGCCCAGTCATCAATCGCCCAGTCATCAATCGCCCAGTCATCAATCGCCCAGTCATCAATCGCCCAGTCAACCCCGCCGCCGTCTGCTGCTGCCGGTTGCTGTGCGAATCGATCGCCAAGCCCTGGCACTGAACCTTGA
- a CDS encoding DUF697 domain-containing protein has product MNAPQSEQFERVRSSLRRAIEQLGARDSQRWNALIQPDLDRLAGALDKLDRFVVRIAAFGLVSRGKSAVLNALLGEHLLETGPLNGLTRLPRSVRWHPPGRDRPIEVEFIDTPGLDEIDGESRAELSREVAERSDLILFITAGDLTQVEYAALRTLRQAHKPLILVFNKIDLFPETERPAIVERLRSLMQLEAAGQPPPTHPPSNPAERRWDPFLPVDEIVLAAAEPAPIQVREEWPDGRVTYGWESPPPEIETLRSAILATIDREGEALLALNALMQARTAQQTIAQKTLTHLRDDAEAQTWRFIQVKAVIVALSPFVLLDAIAAVLVDWFLVRSLSRLYGLPLVRSAWQSFWKTGLVSLGAMLLGEVGGGFLGGNDGRSLQAGSDGFSGYLGAALVQAAAAAFGSLAIAKTTRSSLEAGCTWGDDGPDTLAKDLLDFVEPGTVLHQLRDEWRSRIGLGGLDAKPTDPAKTVAIVPAPKIPPADKSDK; this is encoded by the coding sequence TTGAACGCGCCCCAGTCGGAACAATTTGAGCGCGTCCGATCGAGCCTGCGACGGGCGATCGAGCAGTTGGGTGCTCGCGATTCACAACGGTGGAATGCCCTGATTCAGCCGGATTTGGATCGGTTAGCGGGGGCTCTCGACAAGCTCGATCGATTCGTGGTGCGGATTGCGGCCTTTGGCTTGGTTAGCCGGGGCAAATCCGCCGTTTTGAATGCCCTATTGGGGGAACACCTGCTGGAAACGGGGCCCCTGAATGGCCTGACGCGCTTGCCCCGATCGGTGCGGTGGCATCCTCCCGGGCGCGATCGCCCGATCGAGGTGGAATTCATTGACACACCGGGGCTGGATGAAATTGATGGAGAAAGCCGCGCCGAACTCTCGCGGGAAGTGGCCGAGCGATCGGACTTGATCCTATTCATCACCGCTGGCGACTTAACCCAGGTGGAATATGCGGCCTTGCGAACCTTGCGCCAGGCCCATAAGCCCCTGATTTTGGTTTTCAACAAAATTGATTTGTTTCCCGAAACGGAGCGGCCGGCGATTGTGGAGCGGCTGCGATCGCTCATGCAGTTGGAAGCGGCCGGCCAGCCCCCACCCACCCACCCGCCCAGCAATCCCGCCGAACGTCGCTGGGATCCGTTCTTGCCCGTGGATGAAATTGTGCTGGCGGCGGCGGAACCGGCTCCAATTCAAGTGCGGGAAGAATGGCCCGATGGCCGGGTGACCTATGGTTGGGAGTCGCCCCCACCGGAGATTGAGACCTTGCGATCGGCCATCTTGGCCACCATCGATCGGGAAGGAGAAGCCCTGCTGGCCCTGAATGCTCTGATGCAGGCCCGCACTGCCCAGCAAACCATCGCCCAAAAAACCCTCACCCACCTGCGCGACGATGCGGAGGCCCAAACTTGGCGATTCATTCAAGTGAAGGCCGTAATCGTGGCCCTCAGTCCCTTTGTGCTGTTGGATGCGATCGCGGCGGTGTTGGTGGATTGGTTTTTGGTGCGATCGCTGTCGCGGCTCTATGGCTTGCCCCTGGTGCGATCGGCTTGGCAGTCGTTTTGGAAAACGGGCTTGGTTAGCTTGGGAGCCATGTTGCTTGGAGAAGTGGGGGGCGGCTTCCTGGGTGGGAATGACGGGCGATCGCTCCAAGCGGGCAGCGACGGCTTCAGCGGTTACCTGGGGGCGGCCCTGGTGCAGGCGGCGGCGGCGGCCTTTGGTAGCTTAGCGATCGCCAAAACCACCCGCAGTTCTCTCGAAGCGGGCTGCACTTGGGGAGATGACGGCCCCGACACCCTCGCCAAGGACTTGCTGGATTTTGTAGAGCCGGGAACCGTCTTGCACCAACTGCGAGACGAGTGGCGATCGCGCATTGGCCTGGGTGGCCTTGATGCCAAACCCACCGACCCCGCTAAAACAGTCGCGATCGTGCCCGCGCCGAAAATCCCCCCGGCAGATAAATCGGACAAGTGA
- a CDS encoding phosphatidate cytidylyltransferase — protein sequence MSLSESSSAAIKSALPKAAQGNAGRSWGDRLAGWPWRRIFSAVVGISIALTMLVLGGWYFTAGFGLLVYLGLGEYFALVQAKGAVPAVKTVTIACLAIVAASAWMPSVADAIVPIASTLVCFYLLFMPKMASIADLSSSVMGLFYCGYLPSYWVRLRVGAGLALDDGAVARLPLNGFWPESWNPAAWPEALTVTILAFCCIWAADIGAYIMGKWVGKTRLSDISPKKTVEGSLAGTLGSALVGTLGAAYCHWPLWFITGPLLGLLVGVSSLLGDLIESLMKRDAGVKDSGNLIPGHGGILDRADSYIFTAPLVYYFTTLLLPFVSQLN from the coding sequence ATGTCTTTGAGTGAATCAAGTTCCGCTGCGATCAAGTCTGCTTTGCCAAAAGCGGCCCAGGGCAATGCCGGCCGCAGTTGGGGCGATCGATTAGCAGGGTGGCCCTGGCGGCGGATTTTCAGTGCCGTGGTGGGAATCTCGATCGCCCTCACCATGCTGGTGTTGGGTGGCTGGTATTTCACGGCGGGGTTTGGCCTGTTGGTCTACCTGGGTTTGGGTGAATATTTCGCCCTGGTGCAGGCCAAAGGGGCAGTTCCCGCCGTGAAAACCGTCACCATTGCTTGTTTGGCAATTGTGGCCGCTTCGGCTTGGATGCCGTCCGTGGCCGATGCGATCGTCCCGATCGCCAGCACCCTGGTTTGTTTCTATTTGCTGTTTATGCCCAAGATGGCCTCGATCGCCGATCTGTCCAGCTCGGTGATGGGCCTGTTTTACTGTGGCTATTTGCCCAGTTATTGGGTGCGACTGCGGGTCGGGGCGGGGCTGGCCTTGGACGATGGAGCCGTGGCCCGGTTGCCGCTGAATGGGTTCTGGCCCGAATCTTGGAACCCGGCCGCCTGGCCCGAGGCCCTGACGGTGACGATTCTGGCCTTTTGCTGCATTTGGGCGGCCGATATTGGGGCCTACATCATGGGCAAATGGGTGGGCAAAACTCGCCTCTCGGACATCAGCCCCAAGAAAACCGTGGAAGGCTCTTTGGCCGGCACGCTGGGCAGCGCACTGGTGGGAACTCTGGGTGCGGCCTATTGCCATTGGCCCCTGTGGTTCATCACGGGGCCTTTGTTGGGGCTGCTGGTGGGCGTTTCCAGTCTGCTGGGGGATTTGATTGAGTCCCTGATGAAGCGAGACGCGGGGGTCAAAGATTCCGGGAATTTGATTCCGGGCCATGGCGGCATTCTCGATCGCGCCGACAGCTACATTTTCACGGCTCCCCTGGTGTATTACTTCACGACCCTATTGCTCCCGTTCGTTTCCCAGTTGAATTAG
- a CDS encoding NAD(+) kinase, giving the protein MNLKQVIIIYKAGDSRSQGWAERCSRELDALGTRSLVGPSGPKDNPYPVFLASVTQPIDLAIVLGGDGTVLAAARHLAPEQVPILAVNVGGHLGFLTEPFELFENSQAVWERLQSDRFAVQQRMMLQGQVFEGKTLAAIEDGSYKGTEPVGETFLALNEICVKPISNDRLMTTMLEVEIDGEIVDRYHGDGLIVATPTGSTCYTVSANGPILHSGLDAITVTPICPLSLSSRPIVLPPRCVVSIWPLGDYELATKVWTDGVFGASLWPGQRIDVRMADCVAKFVILRENYSYYRTLREKLLWAGARIDYGHASRN; this is encoded by the coding sequence ATGAATCTGAAACAAGTCATCATCATCTATAAAGCCGGAGACTCTCGCAGCCAAGGCTGGGCAGAGCGTTGCTCACGGGAACTGGATGCCCTAGGCACGCGATCGCTCGTGGGCCCCAGCGGCCCAAAGGACAATCCCTACCCGGTGTTTTTGGCTTCGGTCACCCAGCCGATCGACCTGGCGATTGTCTTGGGGGGGGATGGCACGGTGTTGGCCGCTGCTCGACACCTGGCCCCGGAACAAGTGCCCATTTTGGCCGTGAACGTGGGAGGGCACTTGGGGTTTTTAACGGAACCCTTTGAGCTGTTTGAAAACTCCCAAGCGGTGTGGGAACGGCTCCAGAGCGATCGCTTCGCCGTTCAACAACGGATGATGTTGCAAGGGCAGGTTTTTGAAGGGAAAACCCTCGCCGCGATCGAAGATGGCAGCTACAAGGGGACGGAACCGGTGGGGGAAACCTTCCTGGCCCTGAACGAAATTTGCGTGAAGCCCATTTCCAACGATCGCCTGATGACCACCATGCTGGAAGTGGAAATTGATGGCGAAATCGTCGATCGCTACCACGGCGACGGGCTAATTGTGGCCACCCCCACCGGTTCCACCTGCTATACCGTTTCCGCCAACGGGCCCATTCTCCATTCTGGCCTGGATGCCATCACCGTTACCCCCATTTGCCCCCTCAGTTTGTCTAGCCGCCCGATCGTGTTGCCTCCCCGCTGTGTGGTCAGCATTTGGCCCTTGGGGGATTACGAGCTGGCCACCAAAGTTTGGACGGATGGTGTTTTTGGGGCTTCCCTTTGGCCCGGCCAGCGGATTGATGTGCGGATGGCGGATTGCGTGGCCAAGTTTGTGATCCTGCGGGAAAACTATTCCTACTACCGTACCCTGCGCGAGAAATTGCTTTGGGCCGGGGCCCGCATTGACTATGGCCATGCCAGCCGCAATTAG
- a CDS encoding alpha-amylase, translated as MVETNGVIMQYFEWYCPADGSLWGQVQDQARELAAKGITALWLPPVYKGTSSSDVGYSTYDLFDLGEFDQKGTIRTKYGTKEELIAAVKASRAAGLQVYLDTVFNHKNGGDATETVWATPVASDNRNWELGAAREISIWSKFTFPGRGDRYSAMKWDARCFDSVNHNANDPDDRAIYRLSPKTFESEVSHRYGNCDFLMACDLDTNHPEVRQELVHWGQWIQDTLGTDGFRLDAVKHIRSSFFNEWLDAVRRHCPHRKLFAVGEYWENDVEALHRYLAATEGRMSLFDVPLHYNFHQASRSGSAYDLRTILDHTLMQQQPTLAVTFVDNHDSQPLQALESPVEAWFKPLAYAIILLRREGYPCVFYGDYYGAEYTDRGRDGHQHTVSLSKHNWLLDKFLYARRRFGWGPQYDYFSGSNTIGWTRLGDATHPLSMAVVLSNGGPSSLWMETGQSNATFYDLTDHVKELVYTNEWGWGEFRCAGGSVSVWIQQA; from the coding sequence ATGGTAGAAACAAACGGTGTCATCATGCAGTACTTCGAGTGGTACTGCCCCGCCGATGGCTCCCTTTGGGGTCAGGTGCAGGATCAAGCTCGGGAGTTGGCCGCAAAAGGGATCACAGCCCTTTGGTTACCGCCGGTTTATAAGGGCACCAGCAGTTCTGATGTGGGCTACAGCACCTATGACCTGTTTGATTTAGGCGAGTTTGACCAAAAAGGCACTATTCGCACCAAATATGGCACTAAAGAAGAGCTGATCGCAGCCGTGAAAGCTTCGCGGGCAGCGGGTTTGCAGGTTTACTTGGACACGGTGTTTAATCACAAAAACGGGGGCGATGCCACGGAAACGGTGTGGGCCACGCCCGTCGCCAGCGATAACCGCAATTGGGAGTTGGGAGCGGCCCGGGAAATTAGCATTTGGTCGAAGTTCACCTTTCCCGGTCGGGGCGATCGCTACTCGGCCATGAAGTGGGATGCCCGCTGTTTTGATTCGGTGAACCACAATGCCAACGATCCGGACGATCGCGCCATTTATCGCCTCAGTCCCAAAACCTTTGAGTCGGAAGTGAGCCATCGCTATGGCAACTGCGACTTTTTGATGGCTTGCGATTTGGATACGAATCACCCGGAGGTGCGCCAGGAGTTGGTGCATTGGGGCCAATGGATCCAAGACACCCTGGGCACGGATGGGTTTCGGTTGGATGCGGTGAAACACATTCGATCGAGCTTTTTCAATGAGTGGCTCGATGCGGTGCGCCGTCACTGTCCCCATCGAAAGCTGTTTGCGGTGGGGGAATATTGGGAAAACGACGTGGAGGCCCTGCATCGGTATTTGGCGGCCACGGAGGGGCGGATGTCGCTGTTTGACGTGCCGTTGCACTACAACTTCCACCAGGCCAGTCGATCGGGCAGTGCCTATGACCTGCGCACCATTCTCGATCACACCCTGATGCAACAGCAGCCCACCTTGGCCGTCACCTTTGTGGACAACCACGATAGCCAACCCCTGCAAGCCCTGGAATCGCCTGTGGAAGCTTGGTTTAAACCCCTTGCCTACGCGATCATTTTGCTGCGGCGGGAGGGCTATCCCTGTGTGTTCTACGGGGACTATTACGGTGCGGAATATACCGATCGGGGACGGGATGGCCATCAACATACCGTTTCGCTGTCCAAACACAATTGGCTGTTGGATAAGTTTCTGTATGCCCGTCGGCGCTTTGGTTGGGGGCCGCAGTATGACTACTTCTCCGGCAGCAACACGATCGGCTGGACTCGGTTAGGCGATGCCACTCATCCCCTGAGCATGGCGGTGGTGTTGAGCAATGGTGGCCCCAGCAGCCTTTGGATGGAAACGGGGCAATCGAACGCCACGTTCTATGACCTAACGGATCATGTGAAGGAACTGGTTTACACCAATGAGTGGGGCTGGGGTGAGTTCCGCTGTGCCGGGGGATCGGTATCGGTTTGGATTCAGCAGGCTTGA